In the genome of Fusarium fujikuroi IMI 58289 draft genome, chromosome FFUJ_chr02, one region contains:
- a CDS encoding related to replication protein CDC23 produces MAPASPAKQGTEAQWPPRSPHEALLSTPRGRERYRQMMTSPSPSPSKRARNLPSMNLMAEIENDEDDEDEETLQLKLQEIQARLKLKKLKAAKSKKSEESVEQLHTTTSELVISTQVPSRSRRATTPTREPLARQQNHVEVPASPLRRVQEPSVQTSPSRVLLGIDKGLKARDISLKRAPSYRDSQTSTEIGQTGYLRRSRSKTTGSGNSSFSSESRPMSFNERLVSARTDEAARAQRQKDIQKLRSNAFSISQDEMEQYKKKAIEIPDEPLQAPSFSREEIIGTTKPVGLQRSYTVPNVQAPEKRAPVPTSTALVRQKKTPPGEVTEEQAAGFEPYSSFHLSKRILPHGVLARHVSGKQAYTIKDVLKVVKAPDFALPDVEQDIVVFGILAKKSEPRAHKPTQKNGKMEDRGKYMVMTLVDLEWELDLFLFNSGFTKYWKLTEGTVIAILNPTIMPPPPGRHDTGKFSLVINSDDDSIIEVGTSRDLGGCQSVKKDGDLCGVWINKKRTHHCEFHSNEALRKQRSTRMEVNGSSFGARKNNSRELISWGAEKKKEASKKYDWETKTHWFASRSMSAADLIDGKDRTPNDRKERAEFLKRDLEAKEKEREMMKKLGQVGSAAGREYMRQAGSRAALPAAGNSTQPSSAAQASEEAHRPDAKSLGLLGKDSDIHLSPVKRKRPDSSQASSQAGSAISNGPTAFGWGSNLKDKLSKMKEGEKLRNEQPPVRKKTRFVTDKGIREAGRESLGDELLDRRITLDDDDDDLVIV; encoded by the exons ATGGCTCCAG CTTCTCCAGCAAAACAAGGAACCGAAGCCCAATGGCCCCCAAGATCTCCGCATGAAGCTCTGCTTAGTACGCCGCGTGGACGAGAGCGATACCGACAGATGATGACATCGCCTTCACCTTCACCGTCGAAAAGAGCTCGCAACTTACCATCGATGAATCTTATGGCCGAGATTGAaaacgatgaggatgatgaagacgaggaaacCCTGCAGCTGAAGCTTCAAGAGATCCAGGCGCGGCTGAAGTTGAAAAAACTGAAGGCTGCGAAGTCGAAAAAGTCGGAAGAAAGCGTTGAGCAATTACATACCACGACCTCGGAGCTCGTGATATCAACGCAAGTTCCAAGTCGATCGAGGAGAGCAACCACTCCAACTAGGGAACCACTAGCTCGACAACAAAACCATGTGGAAGTGCCTGCGTCACCCCTCAGGAGGGTTCAAGAGCCATCGGTGCAAACATCGCCAAGTAGAGTGTTGCTGGGTATTGATAAGGGCCTGAAGGCTCGAGACATCTCCTTAAAGCGTGCGCCCAGCTACCGGGATTCGCAAACATCGACTGAAATTGGGCAAACGGGCTATTTGCGAAGATCAAGGTCGAAAACTACAGGGAGCGGCAATTCCTCTTTCTCATCAGAGTCACGCCCAATGAGTTTCAATGAACGGCTTGTTTCCGCGAGGACAGACGAGGCTGCCCGGGCTCAGCGGCAAAAGGACATTCAAAAGCTAAGATCAAATGCGTTCAGTATCAGCCaggatgagatggaacagtataagaagaaggctaTTGAGATACCCGATGAGCCATTGCAGGCTCCGTCCTTCTCAAGGGAGGAGATTATAGGGACAACAAAACCTGTTGGCTTGCAACGAAGTTACACCGTGCCTAATGTTCAGGCTCCTGAAAAGAGGGCTCCAGTGCCAACTTCTACAGCTTTGGTTAGGCAGAAAAAGACACCCCCTGGCGAAGTAACTGAAGAACAAGCGGCTGGTTTTGAGCCATACTCGAGCTTTCACTTGTCCAAGAGAATTTTACCACACGGCGTCCTTGCTCGACACGTTTCCGGCAAGCAAGCATACACAATCAAGGATGTACTGAAAGTTGTTAAAGCACCAGACTTTGCTTTACCGGATGTTGAACAAGACATAGTGGTGTTCGGTATCTTGGCAAAGAAATCAGAGCCTCGCGCACATAAACCAACTCAAAAGAACGGAAAGATGGAGGACAGGGGAAAGTACATGGTCATGACCCTAGTTGATCTAGAATGGGAACTggatctttttctcttcaactctgGATTCACAAAATACTGGAAGCTCACAGAAGGGACTGTCATTGCGATACTCAACCCTACTATTATGCCACCCCCACCCGGAAGACATGATACTGGCAAGTTCAGTCTTGTCATCAATTCAGATGATGACTCAATTATTGAGGTTGGCACATCTCGTGATCTCGGAGGTTGTCAATCAGTCAAGAAGGATGGAGATTTATGTGGCGTTTGGATCAATAAGAAGCGTACTCATCACTGCGAATTCCACTCCAATGAAGCCCTTCGCAAACAGCGTTCGACACGAATGGAAGTAAATGGAAGCAGTTTCGGCGCCAGGAAGAATAACTCTAGAGAACTTATTAGCTGGGGCgccgagaagaaaaaggaggCATCCAAGAAATATGACTGGGAAACAAAGACGCATTGGTTCGCTTCACGTTCCATGAGCGCAGCAGACCTGATTGATGGAAAGGACAGAACACCGAACGATCGAAAAGAAAGAGCAGAATTCTTGAAAAGAGATCTCGAGgcaaaagagaaagaacgcgagatgatgaagaagctcggCCAGGTTGGCAGCGCGGCTGGAAGAGAATATATGCGACAAGCTGGTTCGAGAGCGGCACTACCTGCTGCGGGAAACTCCACCCAACCATCGAGCGCTGCACAAGCGTCAGAGGAAGCTCACAGGCCAGACGCAAAGTCATTGGGCCTGCTGGGGAAAGATTCTGACATTCATCTGAGCCCTGTAAAACGGAAACGCCCAGACAGCTCTCAAGCCAGCTCGCAGGCTGGTTCAGCCATAAGCAACGGCCCAACGGCCTTCGGCTGGGGCAGCAATTTAAAGGATAAGCTTTCAAAGATGAAGGAAGGGGAAAAGCTACGCAATGAACAACCTCCAGTGCGGAAAAAGACTCGCTTTGTGACAGATAAGGGGATCCGTGAAGCCGGCAGGGAGAGTCTAGGTGACGAGCTCCTCGACCGGCGGATCACgctcgacgatgacgatgacgacttGGTTATTGTATAA
- a CDS encoding related to pig tubulin-tyrosine ligase, translating to MHILVTNDDGPPSPHSSPYVHCLIQQLQQAGHTVSVCLPHTQRSWIGKAHMIGQTLKPLYYRPSKVIHGEDSPGTTHHRPSPSGDVEEWILIDGTPASCVQIGLHHFFQDRGPIDLVVSGPNYGRNTTAVFALSSGTLGAALEAAVCQKKSIALSFAFFTRNHDPVIIEAACRRSVKVIETLYNQWPTDGSADLYSVNVPLVEGLENNKAIWTNVLQNYWREGGCFQEIEGEAGDENEEEERIREGVGGEVDDAARPSSRKGHTHKHFKWAPKFTDVYKSVEESGPGNDGWTVKEGLTSITPLKANFMHGPGEWNQQELKLDPGSEASQIKQEVALRQKSPAIQAVISYEDSYVQPLILSALNTLFPEGIFNVTTEASESDEPALAKIVPSEGNILQIVAYEAIDFEYAASHERTTLINSYMIRKALIRKHFLSTTVDHWVAKHPESALGSHVKRSEAFEVDFAEFLDDALVEAFDLRESMERNEQQSNPKDKEWWILKPGMSDRGQGIRLFSSMDELQNIFDIWEKDQPDTDDEEEDTAGQDDDGDNIMTSHLRHFVAQPYIHPPLLVDDEKRKFHIRTYVMCTGSLDVWVYKHMLALFAGKPYTAPADAPEDIESFLTNTCLQDSPNENAVRRFWDLPLSGDMLDDIFHQICEVTGEIFEAAAKAMPIHFQALPNAFEVYGLDFLVDAQGTAWLLEINAFPDFKQTGGDLKEIVSGFWKGVLRHGVAPFFGVEHSIKDQEGAEDMVPVRKVDLGRR from the exons ATGCATATCCTCGTCACGAATGACGATGGGCCGCCATCACCACACTCCTCTCCCTACGTTCACTGTCTCATTCAACAGCTCCAGCAGGCCGGCCACACCGTCTCAGTCTGCTTGCCCCATACACAGAGATCTTGGATCGGAAAGGCACATATGATTGGGCAGACTCTCAAGCCTCTGTACTACCGCCCTTCAAAGGTTATCCACGGTGAGGACTCTCCTGGCACTACTCATCATCGACCCTCCCCCTCaggagatgttgaggaatgGATTTTGATTGATGGAACGCCGGCTTCTTGCGTTCAGATTGGCCTTCATCACTTTTTCCAAGATCGAGGCCCTATCGACCTTGTTGTTAGTGGGCCCAACTACGGCAGAAACACCACAGCAGTCTTTGCCCTTAGCTCGGGGACGCTGGGTGCTGCTCTAGAGGCCGCTGTTTGCCAGAAGAAATCCATTGCGCTGAGCTTCGCCTTCTTTACTCGGAACCATGATCCAGTTATCATCGAGGCAGCTTGCCGGCGCAGCGTCAAGGTCATCGAAACACTTTACAATCAATGGCCCACAGACGGCAGTGCAGACCTCTATAGCGTTAACGTGCCCTTGGTAGAGGGACTGGAGAATAACAAAGCTATATGGACCAACGTTCTGCAGAACTACTGGAGAGAAGGCGGGTGCTTCCAGGAGATCGAAGGTGAGGCAGGAGACGAgaacgaagaggaggagagaataCGTGAGGGTGTCGGAGGTGAAGTCGATGATGCCGCCCGACCTAGCTCACGAAAAGGGCATACCCATAAGCACTTCAAGTGGGCGCCAAAGTTCACTGATGTTTACAAGAGTGTGGAGGAGTCAGGCCCGGGCAACGACGGATGGACTGTGAAGGAGGGATTGACGAG CATCACACCGCTCAAGGCAAACTTCATGCATGGTCCTGGAGAATGGAACCAGCAGGAGCTCAAACT GGACCCAGGTTCAGAGGCAAGCCAAATCAAGCAAGAGGTGGCATTAAGGCAAAAGAGCCCCGCGATTCAAGCTGTCATCTCCTACGAAGACTCTTACGTACAACCACTCATTCTCTCCGCCCTCAACACACTGTTCCCCGAAGGCATATTCAATGTGACCACTGAAGCATCGGAGTCTGATGAGCCAGCTCTTGCGAAGATTGTCCCCTCGGAAGGAAACATCTTACAGATAGTGGCGTACGAGGCCATTGACTTCGAGTATGCTGCCAGCCATGAGCGTACGACTCTTATCAACAGCTATATGATTCGAAAGGCTCTGATCCGAAAACACTTTCTGTCCACTACTGTCGATCACTGGGTCGCAAAGCACCCCGAGTCTGCCTTGGGGTCTCACGTCAAGCGCAGCGAAGCATTCGAAGTTGACTTTGCCGAGTTTCTAGACGATGCTCTAGTGGAAGCTTTTGACCTCCGAGAGAGTATGGAACGTAACGAACAACAGTCGAATCCCAAGGATAAGGAGTGGTGGATCCTGAAGCCAGGAATGAGTGATCGCGGCCAAGGTATTCGACTCTTCAGCTCCATGGATGAGCTTCAGAACATATTTGACATCTGGGAGAAGGACCAGCCTGacactgatgatgaagaggaggatactGCTGGGCAGGATGATGACGGCGACAACATTATGACCTCGCATCTGCGACACTTTGTTGCGCAGCCATATATTCACCCGCCCCTTCTTGTCGACGACGAGAAGCGGAAGTTCCACATTCGCACATACGTGATGTGCACAGGAAGCCTCGATGTCTGGGTTTACAAGCACATGCTAGCCCTCTTTGCTGGAAAGCCCTATACTGCGCCGGCAGATGCACCAGAGGATATCGAGTCTTTCCTTACAAACACATGCCTTCAAGACTCACCAAATGAAAACGCCGTGCGCCGTTTCTGGGACTTGCCCTTGTCTGGCGATATGCTCGATGATATATTCCACCAGATTTGCGAGGTAACTGGGGAGATCTTCGAGGCTGCAGCAAAGGCTATGCCTATCCACTTCCAGGCGCTGCCCAATGCCTTCGAAGTATATGGCCTAGATTTCCTTGTGGATGCCCAAGGAACTGCGTGGCTGCTTGAGATTAATGCGTTCCCCGACTTTAAGCAGACTGGAGGCGACTTGAAGGAGATTGTGTCTGGGTTTTGGAAGGGCGTACTGAGACATGGAGTTGCACCCTTCTTTGGAGTTGAGCATTCGATCAAGGACCAAGAGGGTGCCGAGGACATGGTCCCTGTCCGTAAGGTGGATTTGGGGCGGCGATAA